The genome window ATATGTATAAACATGCACCTCCACCCTTAATAAACACATGCGCAAAGTCACCCATCTCATGACCATGTCATCATTTGAAAGGCAGCATTTTAGCCCCAAAGGAGCATAGTGGTGTCGGAGCACAAGTGCATGCTGTCAGAAGGCGAAAGCTGTACCCATCCTGACATGCATGGACCATCTCAGGGACAGCTCAAGGATGGCGAGCCCAGCTGTGGGAGGCGTGGGGAAGTGTGACTCATGGCCACTTAGTCACATGCCCCATGACCCCGTAGCTCTCATTTCctcaaacagaagaaaagtacATCTGGGGATGTGCTTGACCATTGCTATCTTAGTAGGATGGGGTTTAAGTTAGAGACACAAAGTCCTCACAGAGTCCCCAGCTGTCTTCCATCCAGAGGACAAGGGGCGGGACAGCTCAGGAAAAATAATGCTGAGACTGGCCTTGGCTAGATGAGTCACTTagagaccccccccacacacacactgcccagcCCTATCCATGTTTATGATGGGtgtcatccatccacccacccatctacctacccaccgacccatccatctacccatccacccatccatccatccacccacccacccatctatccatccgtccatccatccacccatctatccatccgtccgtccatccatccatccatccatccatccatccacccacccatccatccacctgcccacccactcacccatccatccacccacccatctatccacccacccatcatccatccatccattcatccatccatccacccacccacccacttaccacccatccatctatccatccatcatccctccatcatccagccagccagccagggcaaAGTGGAACAGCCATGGACCAACTCTGAGCTGGAGTCCagccaggaaaacagaaagcagaactCCCCCTCTGGGTTTTCTAACCTGAAAATATCCTTTCAGATTTGCTGGCGTTTTATAGTCTCCTTTCAAGACCTAGGAAAGAAGGTAAGTGTCACTGTGGGAGAAATCCAGGTCATCGCCGAcacatctatccatctacccaccttCTGTCCCTCCAGTTCTCGACCCGCCCACCTATCAGTTATACACTCCTCTCCCATGCCCCTCCTTTCAACTATGTAGCCTACCAATCCACTTATTCCATTTATCCATCACAGATCCATCAatctgtcatccatccatccatccatctatccatccatccatccatcttccctCAGCAACATTTACTGAGTGCCTCTTACTCCACCGACATGAGACATGTTAATCAGGCCACTGATGATACACCGATAACTGCACACACAAACCATCACATGTGGTTGGGAGTGACCAGAGGTTTCTGCAACCTTTAACCATAGAGGTGAGGTCCAGATACGTAAAACCAGCCAGGTTAAATAGGGAAGGAAAAGTCCTCCAGCAAAGGTAAGATCAAGGACTTGAGGGCAGCATGTGACAGTGCCACCAGCTGCTGTCAACAGGAGTCAAACGGGACCCAGGTGTACAACTCTACCCATAAACACAAATACCTTTTATTCAATCTGGTGTGTAAAGACCTTGAACAAGTCAACATGGACTCTATATAAAAATGATTGATGAGAAacctgatagtttttttttttggggggggggcaaagtcTTCAAACCCACCATGCATTTCCACATACAGCCTAGGTCCTGTCTCATGGTTACTGTGTCCCAATGTTACTGTGTAGAACATCCTTACGTGTGATTCTCATCACCGAGCTACTGAGGCCCAGGACGGGGAGACTGCCCGGTGCACTCAAGCACCTATGCCTGCCCACTGGCTCCCACATGGCTTTTCCTCAGAGGTGTCCTTTCTCGGCAGAGGCTGAACACCATGTTGATCAAGCCAGGGCCCTTACTAAGACCAGAAACCCAAGGAGGAAATAAATGCTTCTGGTTCTCTGGGAGAAAATTAggcacaattttattttaaacaacaaaaaagagttgaTCCAAGACCAGCATTCACTAGAATTCCTGTTCTATACAACAGAGTCTGGCCTTTCCCTGAGGGCTTTGGACCCACTGCTTTACATGGCTATggcatattacacacacacacacacacacacacacacacacacacacacacacacactctacaggaaaaggaaaatgacagAACCTCAGTGTGACTTCCTGCCGCTACTGTGGCCCCTGCTTTTAAAACTAGAATATTATCATTACTTAGGCTGGAGCCCAGAGCCTCATGTGTCCTGGGTAAGGGTTTTACCACTGTGCCATGCCcagcctctttttatttttaattgacacaaGCTAACTACCCACATTTATGCTCTACAACACTGTGGTTAGTTGTCTATCAAGGTCAAGTGAAGCCTCTGTAGGGAAAGGAATATAAAACATGGAAATGGAGTTTGAAGAATAACTTGTTTGTGAATAAGAATTAATAatattagccaggcagtggtggcacacgcctttaatcccagcatttggaaggcaaaggcaggaggatctctgtgagtttgagaccagcctgggttatagagtgagttcctggaaaggcacaaagttacacagagaaaccctgtctcgaaaaacaaaaacaaaaaagggaattattatttataataaaaatggacAGAATCACAGCTTTGCTGAGAATACCCAGGCGCTGCTGGGCAGGGGTGCTTGCTGAGTCTGTATCTCTGTAAGGGATGAGACGttagggctgggatgtggctcagtggtagagcacttgcctggcatttgAGTCCTGGGATCACCCCCAGCTTTGCACACACAGAAgatgagaaatgaatgagaaCCAAAGAGGCAACAAAGACTTATTTGGGCTAACTGGGAACTGTAATGCAAGCCTGGGGTTGTggctattcaggaggctgaggcaggaagatggtttGAGCCCAGGAATTGGGACAACAGAgcaagatcatgtctcaaaaaaaaacactgaaatggTGGTTGTGGTGAAGCAGCTTTGTAATTCCAtcaactcaggagacaggcaaggTAGGCCCACTGGTTTAAGGCTAGCCTGTACTACACAGGGAGACATtctccataaataaacaaacgaTTGCTCTCAGAAGCGTGGGGGTGATGCTGTGAGAAATACATTCAGGGGTGTCCACTGCCACATGGGTTGTCACAGTGCCTCTGCACACCTACACATGCAGTATAGCCCCTGCCCATCTCAAATACATAACTGCACCCTGAGCCTCCACATGACTAGAAGCCAGTGGGTGATGCATTGTGCTTGGATGTCCCAACTGATCAACAGCAATGTGCCAGCCTCATTATCATCCCATGGCACACTGGAACTGTGACCACCAAGGCACCCGTGTGGATGCTCAGATATGCACCCAAAGCACTCAAGAACTGGATGATGTCAAGTAGACTTAACCACAAGCTACTGAGCTGTTCTGATAAAATGTCTTATCCAAGCCACTTCCCTTAAGTATCTTCAGCATGGAAAACAGTAATTTCAACAGCTCCCAGCTCTGGTCTGTGAGAAATCAACATGATAACTTAGAGAGCGACATGGTCCattctttatgtatattttctcTCAAGACTTGAAGGGCTCTGCACACAAGGAAAGAGccagggagacaggaaggaaaggcaaGTACATCCTGAGGTAAGTCACAGATCTGCTGTgagaggacagggagaggaggaccCCTGCTGACCCTAAGCCAAAGTGGAAATACCCACATTGGTACCATTATGTCCATCAGGCAGAACACATCCTGCTAAAGCCTAGGCTCacattcctgtgtgtgcacacacactcacccgGTGTGTGTTGTTGATGACAATTGGGTCAGGGTTCCCATAGTTGGGCGGGTTTGCATACGGGTCATAGCCAAGTCGAGCCAGCATGGGGGCAATCTGGGCCATATCCCTCACCACGTCCCCAGGGATGTGGCCGGTCCACTTGGAGAGTGCTTCCAAGTTCACGGGTTTGATGACCTGGTCTGTGGACCGCTCGATCCTggagagaaaggacagaaaggtTGGGGGACACTCTCTGCTCTGTGGCTACGGGGCAGCTGTAAGGCTGGGCTCCCCTGGACAGCCTTGGTCCATCAGCTGAGAGTGCAGCCAGGGCGCTGTGCCTCATAGAAGCGGCACACACCAGGAAGCGGTTTCCTTCAAAGTGTgcgtctgtgtgcatgtgcatgtctagtcatgtgtgtgtagcacatgtggaagccagatgcTGAGGTCCTCAATCACTTTTCCCCTCACCTCACTGTGCTGGCTTGGCTGGCCAATGAACCTCCAGGACCTGCCTTCTGCCCTGCAGACGCCTGACCTGAGTCCTTGCAACACGAGTggtttctatgtgggtgctggggagctgaaGTCAGCCATCGTGTTTGCCTAGCAAACATCTCACCCCCATTGGCTCTCTTTTATACTCCCCTACCCTccttcattatttttcaattgacttatttttattatgtgagtATGCACAGAatgtattatttacttatttatttattatgtgtgtatgcacaggatgtgtatgtgggggacatcaccatgatgcatgtgtggaggtcagaggacagggagtcacttctctctttctacctctgagcaggttctggggatcaaactcagtgtctgggcttgcacagcaagcccctttacttactgagtcatcttgccagcccagtcTGTGTTTCCTTAAAAGTAACTTGTTATATGTAGTACTAACTTGAGAAATTTGTCCTtgaacaaagaaaacatcaaatacTAACATTAGCTGAACATCCCTGTGGACGCCAGCTTCCTATAGCTGCTGGGCCTTCCGTCTTGAGTGCATACTTTCCTCATAGTGTCTGAATTTTGCAGAAGGCTACAGGGAAGGAGAGGCCCACTTGGTTCCAGACTCTGCTTTCAGTCACCCAATCCCCAAACCTTTCCCCATGACACAGGATGCTGAAGCTCAGAGAGGCACAGACACTTGCCTAAGGTAGCACAGCTCAAGAAGGGCAGACTTGATCTGCCGCTTGGAGCCTGGGGGGAGCTGTGGGGCCCCACTCACTTGGACAAGGAGACGCCCCCAGGCTTGCCAATGAGGTCCTCGTGGTGCAGGACAGTGTCACTCCAGGGGATGCCCAGGAAGTCCAGGATGCGCTTGAGTGAGCGCCGGGGATGCAGCACCAACTGCTCATAGTACACAGGCAGGCACTTGTCCCTGCCCACCTCCATGCACTGTGCATACATCACCTCGATGGCCTTGTTCCACTTCGTAAGACAGTCTCGGTAGCTACTGAGGTCAAAGCCCGCGATGGTGACCTTGCGAGTGATCATAGAGTGCACGGAGGCCCGGCCGTCACGCACCATTAGCAGAAACTTGGAGTTGGGGAACAGGCGTGCCAGGTAGACGGAGGACTTGAGTGTGAAGGGGTCCTTGTTACACAGCACGCGGGCCGGCTCACCATGCTTGGCGATCACCTCCAGGATGAAGGCCTGCATGGCGGCATCCAGCACCTCATCCGTCACACCTGCCTCGTCCAGCCGCAGCTTCTCCCGGCCAGACTTGGACCAGGCCTGCCTCATGGCCAGCACACGAGGGATGATGCGCGTCTCCTCTCCACAGCGCACCTCAGGGTGCGCGTCCAGCATGGCGCGCATGAGGGTGGTGCCGCTGCGAGGCACGCCACCCACGAAGATGAGCGGCATGGCCTTGCCATAGCGGTATTCCACCTGGTCGGCACCAAGCATCACCAGTTCCTCCTGCTCCGGTCGCATCCTCCGTGGGTTGCGCACGCCCCCGAGCACCGCCCGGCACTCCAAGACTTGCTGCCCAAGTTGCAGAGCCAGCACCAGGGCCAGTGCACAGCCAGCTGCCAGCAACACCTTACGCACCGTCAGGCGCATGCCCAGCCAGGGGCACAGGCCCAGGCAGGGGGCCCGCCTCATGGACGGGTCAGCAGGCCCACCTGGTGTGCATCTGTGGAGAGAAGGACAGTGTCAGCAGGCCCATCAGGACACAAACTAGATGCTGGGAGGACAAGCTCAGTGACATGTAGGTGAAAGCACCTGCCTGGGCTTCCCCCCGGCCCCCAGGACTACCGTGGCCTCAAAAGCCTCAGGTGGACAGCAGGACTTAATCCTCCACCACCATGGCTTTGGTGCCCTGGTCAGTCAGTCAGTTGGAGCTCCTGATCGGTGTTTCAGCTGGCCAACTGATAACAAAGGATAGTGACGGTGGTTATTATTAAAATGTTGGAAACACCAGCACAAGCCTGTATGCCagctacctgggaggctgagacaggaggattccaagtttgaGCCTGcctgtatcaaaaataaaaagtagggcTTGGTCTGGGAACTATGGAGTTGGTGTGGCCTagctgccttgagaagcacatgtCACAGGTTTTTCATGTTAAGAGTCCATGGCTCATGGGGTACAGTGTGCCTTTTGGttcctgagaaactgaggcactccCTCAGGCAGTGGAGTGTTCTCTGGATGACCCCTTAGTCCCTTAGTAGTCAAGGAAGCTTGACAGGACAATTGGTCTTAGACACTAATCTGGTGAACCCTGTATAGCTTACAGCATTGTATCCTGGCAGCTCCAACTGTACTGATCCTGGCAATCCCCAccatattctgtttctgataaaggtataaaaaaGTCTgattgttggggttggggatttagctcagtggtagagcgctcgcctagcaagcgcaaggccctgggttcgatcccagctcaaaaaaaaaagaagattctgATTGCTCTCAATAAAACTGTCACAGCCTCAGTCTTGCTGTGGCCCCTTCAACCCAAGCCTAGATTAATTTCTCATCAGCCATATCAGGTGACCTTGGTCTGGTAAGTGAGGCAGGGTGCTCACAGcttgggatggagctcagtgggtgGAGAGCCTGCCTGGCCTGCACAGAACCCTCCCTGTGTGACTCCCCAGgacacataaaccaggtgtggtggctaatGCTTGTGACACCCAACATGTGGGACGTGAAGGCAAAAGGGTCAGGGATTTGGGGCCAGCTCCAGatacaagagatcctgtcttggaaaaaaacaaaaccaaacaaacctcaTAACCCACAGGTCGGCTGATTCCTGCAGCACACACAGGGGAACTGTGTTCCCAGCTCCCTGCACAGGCCTGgcacagaggaggaaatggaggctaGGAGAAATACCCTCAGTGACCCAACAAGGAAGCAGCCAAGCCAGGGTAGTGCACGGCAGGGGACAGTCTCCTTCAACACTGTCTTTGTCTTTATCTGCATTTGGGACCTGCTCTCCAAGCTGGTACTAAAGTCTGTGCACTAAGCCCAGGACGGCGGCCTCCACAGCACAGGTCCTGGTGAAAAAGTGGGGAGCTCCCGGGGGATATGGTGGTGTGAGGACGAGCTAGCTGCTGCTAGAGGGACCCAGAGGGGAGGAAGCGGTGTCCTAGCTGGGGGCTAGCACAGGGGGCAGAGCTGCTGGGAAGGATGCTTGAGCAGAGAGGCGGTCTGAGTGAGGGCTGCTGGGGCCAGAAGATAGCCAACAGAATGGGGACAGTGCAAAGAGCCAGAGTAAGTCCGGTCGGCTCCGGGGCTCCTGCTAGGCTCCATGCTGGAGGCTAAGGACCAGGCAGCTGGGGACTGCCTGGAGCACCAACGGTAACGCATCTCCGCTCCCCAGGCCTTGCTGACCAGAGGGTAGGAATCCAGCAGTGCTTTTTTTCAGACAGGGGCTTCCCATGAAAAGCAGTCAGCTGCTCTCAGCCCCTGCCCAGGTCACGGCCAGCACCCAGGCTCCACAGCTGAAGGCCGGCGCAGACAGTGGGTGTTTTCTGTCCATCTCAGACCactccacccatctctgccctgcccccccctctctctgagCCTGTTTTCCTTGCCTGCCCCTTGAGCCTTTTGCTGGAATCAGTTGAGTGGGTCCAGATTTACCCAGTCCTATCACTTTTGACTCAGCTAGCCACACTCAAACTGAGGACAGTCCACAGCAAGGTTGAGAAGTGCCTGCCAAGGCAGATAAACCTGGCCCAGGGCCAACAACCGAGCATCAGATCACAGCAGGGGCCTCTCCCCGGAAAAACAGCTCACTTACTTCTGCCAATGCTGGGGCTGCTCCCCACTTCAATTCTGGATCCATGATGGGAAAAATTGATTCCAAGGCACTTTTAGGGGAGAGAACAGGCTGGCTAGGACACAAAGCCACTTAGATATCTAAGGATGCCTCAAGGGTTCCCAAAGCTTACCCGGTGGACCTAAGATCCAAACTCTGCCATTTGCAGTGACTACTGTGCCAAGGAAGCCACCAACCCCACCTTAGCTGGAATTTCACCCTTACGGGTAAGaaggtaatgtgtgtgtgtgtgggggggggggtacactTTAACTGTAGGTTGCTTGCAGAATGGGGCCGTacagtgtgcacgtgtgtgcacacgcatgttgTATGTGGGCCTGTGGTTGGTAACTGACATAGGAACCCTGGAGGAAAAGGGAACACAGGACAGCAAATGGTTCTCACGCACCCAATTTGCCCCAACAAGTCACCCACGTGTTTCAGAGTCTGGTCTAGCAAACATCCTGTCTgcatttgttttataattctaGCACACTCAGAGCTACACAGCCAGGACATGCCCGGCCAAGGTCAGGGGCATACTTGGCCAGAAGAAAACAACTCTTCTTAGGCAGGTGGGATGAGGCAGAGGGCAGCTTTGAGGAGTCACTGCTGTCTCAGCAGTGAAGGCAGCAGGCAGAAGTTCTGCAaaactgggttcaaatcctgcctctgcAACTTGCTGGCTCACAACACAGACAAGAGACTTTCCCTTCAGCCAAGGAGAGCAATGGTAATCATTACAACATGAACACTGGATGCCACCTGCAGGGAGCGCTCACAAGCACTGCCCTACTGGTCTATAACCCACAGTGCACCTGCAGTTTCCTGAGGGCTGGTATTCTCGTGTGTACCAGGCTCGGCTGTTCCTGTATTTCAACTAGCCAGCTGGGCAGAAAGCTCACCCTCCTGATGCTGGCGGGGAACACCGGACAGTGGGGTCTCTGGGTGGACTCACCTCCCCTGGGTACCCTCATTTCTAAGCACCAGTCCTCAAGCCTGCTCAGCACGGCTTCCTGTCCCCACAGTCCTGTAGAGCAATAGGGATGCTGTGTCAGcagtaggctgaggcaggcaggctCTTGGAGGCACCGGACAATAAATAGCCTTTAGGGGACAAACTCTGCAGACCTTTGTTTTGGTGAGTCACCTGGTCCTCcaggacagcagttctcaacctgtgggttgtgactcctttggcaaacctctatctctagAAATACTGACatttacgattcataacagcagcaaaattatcaAGTAGCAACAAAAAGAACTTTATGATTGTGGGTcaccaccacaccatgaggaactgtattgaagggtcacagcattaggaaggttgagaaccacggctctAGGGAGTTCGCTGGCTCGGATCACAGGGTAATGCTGACCAGGGGATCCTGAGTCCCTGCAAGCAAGCCTCTTCCATCCTCTCAGGCCCGAATGTCAGGAAAAGCCAACAACACAGCAGCGTGCCTGTCACCACCCAGGGAATGCTGGGCATGATTGGCCAGGCAGTGCCCTGTGCAGCTCCAAAGGGTACCATGTACCCAGGTATGGCATTCCCTGTAGTCAGATAACGCACAGCCTCCGCCACCCAACACTCACTCAATGCCTGGGTAAGTGCACGTGCATCTTGAAGGCCGACTGAGAAGAGAGTGGATTTCTCTCACCAGCTGACCCAAGAGTTAACTGAGTCCGTTTCCCATCTTGGTCTGTGAGACTTCCTAACTCAGTTGTCAAACACCGTGTTTCAGGCAGAGGCCATGTCCCCACGGGCCTGGCATCCCAAGAGAGCACTGACAGCCTGAGAAGGGGTGCCAGCAGATACACTGCACTCCTGTGATTTGCCATCACGCAATTCCCACTTCCCCTATCTAAGAGAAAGAGCTCCTGCCTCTGGAGAGGGCAGagttcacagacacacacccaacAGCTGACATTCCACATCCCTCCTTGGTCCTGTCTCAGATGCCGGTACGGATGGTACAGAGTCTCAGCTCCCCAGTGTGTAAACAGGGGCCACTGGAAGCTCCAGCAGTGACCGTCACTTGTGTCACAATGGGAAGCAGTGGCTGCCTGTGTCTGTCCTCCATCCCTCGAGTTTACTCGTTCCCCACCTTTAccattgattttgtttgtgtctttcctgttCTCTGGAAGGCCAGCCCTGTTAATACAATGAGGCTCCACCTTGTCCTACACTGCAAGATGCTCAGGCCCAGGactcctgggcatggtggctgactccccatgggaaggaACCGAGTAGTCCAAGGAGGGCACTGGAAGCTTCCAGAAGCAGCTGGAAGCAACCTGGCTGCCCGCAGGAGGCCTTGAAATGTCAAGTGTGCCCCAAGCTTGCCAACCCCACAGTTGGTACCAACTAAGTGCAAAGAACACAGGCTCGCTGAAAGCCATGGACCGATGATGGGCTGTCCATGGCGTTTGGATTCAAATTCAGCCAAACCAAGTAAAATTGTTAAAATTCACTTTGCACAAAGGCTCAGAAGCCACTGGTGCTATGGGGGACCATCACACTGGGTAGTCCTGACCTAGATCAGGGTGACAAATGACAGCCAGCCTCAGTGTCCCAGAGCAGGGATGCTTTGTGCGCTCAGCACTGGGAGGGGATGTGTGCAAAGGCTCATCTGAGCTTGGAGGGAGACTGCCTCTGTGCTGGCATGTGTGGCCTTCTTGTCTGTTTTCCCTAGACGGCAGTGTGGAACAGCAATCTACACTGCATTTACACTGCACCGGGGGTGCAGATCAATCTGAGGTGATTTGCAGTACACAGAGGTGGGCTGGCAGGAAGGCTCAGCAGGCAACCCGAGTTCAGTTGCCGGACCCACAGAAATGTGGAGAGCGCTGACCTCACAGAGTCCTTCCCCGCCCTCCATGCTTACCCCAGGGCATCTGCACTCCCCATCACACGtacaataataaaggaaaatgacggagtgtgtggagtgtgtgcacAAATACCGAGACCTTTCATGTCTGTGGTTGGAGCACGGGCCACGGTGAGGGAgcggggagggcagggagaagaagggagagcaCTCTGCAGGAACAGCAGCCTCAGAAACTGTCAGTACACCACAAACACGACAAACAGTAGCCACAAGAGCAGTCACAGACTGTCAGCCTCTAGTCTGGAACCTTCTACTCATGCTGAGCTCTTCTATACAACACTGACTCACGACAGTGAGAGGCGGAGGTGGGGTCCACAGCTCTCTCTTCTCACAGGAAGGTCGCCAGTCAGCAGCACGAAGCCAGGGGTTATCTGCATCTTGCCTTGCCGGTACTCCCATCGGCCCTGCACCTGCACAGCAGGCTCTGCCTTCTATGGAGCAGCTGGGTCTGTGAGGACGCAGGGCAAGTTTAACTGTGCCCCACGGCGGAATCACTTGTAAGGCAAACTAACTGGCACCCAAAACAGTAGCAGAAGACTGTGACACACTGGGATGCTCTCTGCAGAATCCTGTCGGTGCTGTTAGTCACACTGTCTCTCTGCCATGAGGGCGTCGGGGATTATTAGGTTTTCCATTTGTGTGCCAGGCACAGAAACGGTACAGGCTGTCTGCACTCAGACCcagctgtgtagccctggcctaTCACTGCCTAAGCTCCCCGAGTTCCTCTGAGCAATAGAGCTGACGATGCCTTTGGGTGTTACCACACTCAACATGAAACAGCAGTACAAATATGAGTGGCCTCCTGGAACACAGGAAGGGGCTGTCAGGGAAGCCACGCAAGGGCGTCTGCCCAACACAAATGCTGCCATGGCTGGTGCCCCAAGGCGGGTTTGTCCCCATCTGCGGATGGAAGAGGCTGTGGTCCCCAAGTGTCACGATGGGCAGAAACCACACAGCTGAGGAAACGGAAAAGTCAGTTTCCAAATTCAGCTCCATCCTTCAATGTTGCTCCACCCCGATGTCACGCAGCTCTCAAAATGGGCCACGAGGGAATGGGGGCCTCACACCAGCTCTCAGC of Onychomys torridus chromosome 22, mOncTor1.1, whole genome shotgun sequence contains these proteins:
- the Tpst2 gene encoding protein-tyrosine sulfotransferase 2 is translated as MRRAPCLGLCPWLGMRLTVRKVLLAAGCALALVLALQLGQQVLECRAVLGGVRNPRRMRPEQEELVMLGADQVEYRYGKAMPLIFVGGVPRSGTTLMRAMLDAHPEVRCGEETRIIPRVLAMRQAWSKSGREKLRLDEAGVTDEVLDAAMQAFILEVIAKHGEPARVLCNKDPFTLKSSVYLARLFPNSKFLLMVRDGRASVHSMITRKVTIAGFDLSSYRDCLTKWNKAIEVMYAQCMEVGRDKCLPVYYEQLVLHPRRSLKRILDFLGIPWSDTVLHHEDLIGKPGGVSLSKIERSTDQVIKPVNLEALSKWTGHIPGDVVRDMAQIAPMLARLGYDPYANPPNYGNPDPIVINNTHRVLKGDYKTPANLKGYFQVNQNSTSPHLGSS